Genomic DNA from Rhodoferax mekongensis:
CCACCACTGAACCGCCCCATTTGCCGGAGCCCAGAGACTGCACGGCAAACCGCCAAGCCAGGCGCAGCGTTCTGGCGATGCGGGTGAAGATGTAGCCCGGGCTCAACGCAGGGCGAATCCCCTCCACATACCAGGCGGCAAATGCGGGGTAGGCGGCGTCTTCCAGCAGGAAAGCGGGCTTGCCATCCACCGGTTGCTGCAGGCCGTAGTTAATGTACTGGGTGATGACGGGGCCATAGTTGGGGTCGGCATCTCGCTCACCCCCGGTCACAAAAGAAAGGAAGTCGCCATTCCCGGAAAAGCCCTGGCCCAGCTTGCGACTCAGCCTGGGCAGGGTACCTAGTTCGTCGCGGCAGCGCAGCAGCAGCTCGTTGCTGCCCAAGGTGCCGGCAGACACCACCACGCGGCGGGTCAGGGCGTGGCGTGCGTTGCCGGCATCGTCCCGGAAGTCCACGCGGTAGCCGTGGCTGCCGTCGGCCGTGGTGTCCTCAATGCCGGCTTCGTTGAGGGGAGTAATGCGGGTGGCTTCGGCGCTGGTTTCTATCCGCGCGCCATGCTGCTTTTCGGCAGCAAACAGGTAGTTCAGGTCCAGCGTGTTTTTGGCGTGCACATTGCAGCCCACATCGCATTCACCACAGTAGGTGCAAGACGTTTGGCTGGCACCATAGCGGTTGCGCTCCTGCTCGCCAATGGGCAAAGGTGCGCTGCCTTGAGCGGCATAGCCTTTGCCGAAGAACACACAGATGTCCGCAGGTTGGCTGGTGGCGCCATCGGCCTTGGCAAAGTCGGCGTACAAGGTGGTGCGCTGGATGGTGCGCCGGGGGTCTCCCGCGGCAGGTGGAACTGGGCGGGCGCCCAGCACGCTTTGGCTGATGCGGTAATAGGGCGCCAGTGCTGTTGCATTCACTTGGGCCGGCCACCGGGTCTCGAACACCCAGGCCGGGGCCGGCATGAACACATTGGCGTAAATCAGCGAGCCGCCCCCCAGGCCCGCGCTGACCACCGAGTCCATGCGGTGGTAGTTGCGGATATCAAACAAACCGTTGAGCTTGCGGGGTTGGCCCGGCTCGGCCTCGGACCAGAAGTTGTTGGCAAAGTCATGCGGGCTGCGCGCGAAGCTGCCTTTGGGGTAGCGTTTGCCGCGCTCCAGCAGCATCACTTCGCCCGGCCAACGTGCGGCTAATCGGCAACACATCACCGCGCCGCCAAAGCCGCTACCGACAATAATCGCTTCCAGAAAGCGTTTTTGTGTCATGCATCTCCCCTGTAGTGCCGCGGTGATGGTGGACATGGAACCGCAGCCGGAGTAAGTTAGCACAGGGCGCCGGTTTTGAATACCGGGCCGAGCCACTCCGGAAGTCTGAAAAACACGTCGTTCAGGGATGAAGATGGACTCCAATGCCTACCCACTGCCGCTAGGGCAGAGCCCGCCACCGCCGCCACAAAGCCTGCGCGCGACCCTGTGGCAGCTGCTGGGCGTGGGTGAACAGCAGATCATGCCGGCAGCGAGCCGGCGCAGCAATACGCTGATTTTCACCATCATTGGTACCCTCACTTTGCTGGCTTTTGGCATCGGCAATGTGCAGCAGCTGTCCGATGCACGCCTGTTCACTCTGGGCGTGGTTCAGTTGCTGGAGGTGGGGCTGCTGTTGGTTCCCGCCATCTTTTTGACCAGCCGGAACGCGCCGCCGGTGGTGTCGGAAAACATGTTGGTGTTCGCGGGCTTTGTGATCTTTGCATCCAACGTCGTTTTTGGCGGGCAAACGGGTGATTCGCCTTACTGGACCTTCGTGTTTCCCTATCTCGTATTCTTTTTGCGAGGCCAGAAGACGGGCTGGGTGGTGGGTGTGGCGTATGCAGTGCTTGTGCCTTTGTTGATGTACTACAGCTCCAACCATTGGGACTATTGGCGCTATCTTGACGAACATTGCTTCTACTACGGCATTGCCTATTTCTTCAACGTCGTCACTGCGGCGTACTTCAATCTATTGCGCAGCCGGTTTCAGGCCCATTTGTGGGATCAGGTGGCCTTCCATACCAGCGAAGTCAAACGGCACTGGGAAGCTTTGCAGCACAACGCACTGCATGACGTACCCTCCGGCCTGTTGAACAGCCAGGGCCTGACGGCGAAGCTGGCCGACTGCCTTACGCTGAATGCCGGCCAAGTGGGCTACTTGTTGGTGGCGCATGTGCGGTTTTTCAGGGTGCCGGAGCTGGTGAGCATTGTGGGCTCGGAGAAGGTGGATGAGTCCTTGCGGCAGCTGGCTACCTTGCTGGAAAAACACCTTGCCGGGCTCCAAGCCATGGGCCGCGTGGGCCAGGACACGTTGGCCATCGTGCTGCGCAGCCAGAAGGTGGATGCCGACGCATTGCGTCCCCTGCAGGCGATCGCGCAGCTCCGGGATACCGCCGATCTGGGGGAGTTTGCCGTGCATGTGGAGATGGCGTTCGGCGTGGCAGCCCAGCGCCTGGACGGGGACGCATCGGCCGACGAATTGATGCGCAACGCCGGCCAGGCCCTGCTGTTTGCGATCGATAACCGGCTGGAGTACCAACTGTTTGACTCCGCTCTGCGCAGTCATTTTGTGGACCGCAACCGCCTTTACGAAAAGCTGCGTGAGGCCGTCTTGCAAAACAGCTTGATGCTGCATTACCAACCCCAGCTGGACTTGCGCACCGGGCGGGTGGTGGGGGCAGAAGCGCTGGCGCGTTGGAGTGATGCGCAAGGCGGGATGATTCCACCGGACAAGTTCATTCCCATCATCGAATCCACGGGCTTGTTGCGCCGCTTTTCCGTCTGGACCGTGGCCCGGGCATTGGCCGACTGCAGTGCCTGGCAAACCCGTCTGCCGGGGGTCAGCGTATCCATCAACCTGTCTGCCGACGCGCTGCATGAGCCCGAAGTGCTGCAAACCGTGCAGCGCCACTTGACGAACAGCGGACTGGAGCCTCACCTGGTGATCATTGAGCTGACCGAGAGCGTGCTGCTCAAGTCCCCAGAGGACGCCCTGGCCCGCATGGCCAGCTTCATGGCTTTGGGGGTTCAGCTCTCTATCGATGATTACGGTGCCGGTTTTTCTTCACTCACTTACCTCAAGCAATTGCCGGCGCAGGAAATGAAAATTGACAAGTCCTTCATAGACAACCTGGTGGTTGGCAGCAAAGAGCAAGCGATTGTGTTTTCGTCAATCGAACTGGGGCACGACCTGGGCCTCAAGGTGCTGGCTGAAGGCATTGAGGACGAGATGACTAGCACCCTGCTGCGCGAGGCCGGGTGCGATCTGGGGCAGGGCTGGTTGTTTTCCAAGGCCTTGCCGCTCTCGCAGTTCCAGACCTGGTCACTGGAGCGCAATGCCGGCTTGGCCTGAGGCCTGCCAACTCTTTACTGGGCTATCGCATGACATCACCCGCTTCTGAACCTGTTATCCACTGGCCCGCGCATTTCCACCCCGCGAATGTGCCGGTGCATGTGGTCAATGAGATGTTCATTCCTGCCAGCGCAGAACACATCTGGGCCTGGCTGGTGCGCGAGCCTTTGTGGCCGACCTGGTACGCCAACTCCAAGGTCGACTGGATCCGCGACAAAAGCCGTGACCTTACTTTGGGCGTGCAGTTCCACTGGAAGACCTTTGGCGTCAGCATCACATCCCGGGTTCAGGAGTTTGTGCCCTGTGAGCGTATCGCTTGGGACGGCACCGGCATGGGGGCGCATGTGTACCACGCTTGGCTCATCATTCCTAAAGCAGGCGGCTGCCTGGTGCGTACCGAGGAAAGCCAACATGGCTGGGGCGCCCGCTTGATGCACTTTCTGCGGCCCCACCGGATGTTCGATGGGCATGACTTGTGGCTCAAGAGCCTGTCCATTCAAAGCCAGACCGGACTTCCCCCGGAGTTGTGAGGCCATGACCATGTTGAAAAACTTGCCTTCTGCTGTCTTGTGTGCGCTGGTGGTATCGCTGCCAATGCTGGGTGCCACTGCACAAGCGCAATTGCCCAAACGGGATTTGACGGTCGAGTTGCGCCAGGTGGAAGAGGGGCGGGAAGACGGCGCCATGCGTTTGGGCACCAAGCCCGATGCGCCTTTGATGGCACCCCAGAAGATCCAGGTCCGCAATGGCGAAAAGGGTAGCCTTCGCATGAACCAGTCCGTGCCCATGCAGTGGGTGCAGTCCGCCAACAGCCAAAGCAACAGCATCAGCGCGGGTGGCACCTCGGTCAGTAGCAGCGGGGGTGGCGTCACGCAATCTGTGCAGTGGTTTGACGTGGGCCAAAGCATCACCGTGATTCCGCGCTGGCCTGGCGGCAACAAGGATGCGACGGTGGAGGTCGATGTCCAGCAAGCCGATATGGCAGTGCGCAACAACGCCGACATGCCGCGCCAGACCCGCAACCAGCTCAGCACCACGGTAAGCACGCCTTTGGGCCAGTGGGTCACGATTGCGGCTACCGGCAACGCGCCGGCCCGTCAGGGCAACTTCAGTAGCGAGGGCAGCGCTGAGGCGCGCCGCCTGTTGCAGGTGCGGGTGCTGGCACCCTGAGTGCGTTCAGACAGGGCCCGGATGCCCGTGCCCGCTTAGCGTGCGAGAGGGTTGGGCGTGGGCTCCGCTACCTTGTGTAAGGTGTTGCGGTCGGTGTGGTGAAAGGGCTCGTTACGCCCCAGAATCTGCAGCACCGTGTCTTCGTCGTAGCTCCAGGTGCCATCCGCATGGAGGGTCACTTTGATGCGGAACTCCGTCGTCTTGAAGGCATGTTGCAAAAACGGCGCGGAGCAAATTCCATAGGTGTCCAGCCCGTGGGTGGCCACCAGCTCGAACTCGGTGGCATCGGCGCTGGCCTGTCCTGCCGCCATGGCCACCTGCCCGCGCGGGATGGTCAGCGTATGGATGATGGTGCCGGTGGCCGGCTCCCACAGCCAATAGCCCACCTGGTCATGGTAGGTCTTGATCTGGTCCGGCTTGGTGACATGGGTGTGGTAGCGCAGGCCGTAGAGCAGCTGCGGGCCGTTGGTTTGCGGGTCGATAGGCTGCAGCTCGATACGCTCGTGAAACGCCTGTTTCTTGGGGCCTTCGGCTTTGGGCTTCACGTCCAGGCCCCGCATGCCTTCCCAGACGCCTGCCATGCCTCGCAGCGGGCCGAGGTTGGCCAATGTGTTCACATCAACCGGATGCGGTTCGGTGTAAATGTCTTTGGGAAAGTCACTCATGGTCTTGCTCCGTCCGGTTGGGGGTTAAATATGCTTGTAGCGCCCGTGGATATTGCGCGAGTAGCTATCAAAGAAATAGCAAGTCAGCCCTGTGCCTTGGCGGCCTTTTCCTTGGCGGCTTCAGCGGCTGCGGCTGCTAGTGCATCCAAGGCAGCGCTTGCGGCTGCCACGCCTGCAGCATCCACGGGCTCCAACAAGGATTGCAGTCCGGGGAGCCCGGCAGAGCCTTCACGCTGCAACTGCGCGATGGTCTGCCCGGCGTCTTTGCCGGATGCGAAGGCCTTGCTTTGCAGCAACACCGTTCCATCTGCCGCGGCGAGCTTGAAGTAAAAATGGCCGTCTTTCTCTCGGTACTGCTTGAAGGATGCCAGCGTCACTTTGTCTGCTTTGGCCGCACCAGTCTGTGCAGCGGCACTCAGGCGGCGCAGCCCCACCGCGCTGCGCAGCTGGGTCATGAAAGGCGTGGCAATGGCGCGTGCCTTGGCTGCTCCGGCCAGCAACAGAGCCTCCACCTTTTCAGGGTGGGCCATGTAGTCCTCGTATGCCGCGCGCATGGGGGCAATTTCCTGGTCAATGCGCTCGAACAGGATGGTTTTTGCGTCGCCCCAGGCAATACCGTCGGCATACGCCTGGCGCAGCTTGGCGGTCTCTTCTTCAGAGGCAAAGGCCTGGTAGATCTGGAACAGGGCCGAGCCCTCGGTGTCTTTAGGCTCGCCGGGTGCGCGGGAATCGGTCTTGATGCCGGCAATCAGCTTCTTGAGCTGTTCGCGGCTGCTGAACAGCGGAATGGTGTTGTCGTAGCTCTTGCTCATCTTGCGGCCGTCCAGGCCGGGCAGGGTGGCGACCGATTCTTCAATCTCGGCCTGGGGCGGCACGAAGTGCTCGCCATAGCGGTGGTTGAAGCTGGCTGCCATGTCGCGCGCCATTTCGATGTGCTGAATCTGGTCGCGCCCCACGGGCACCTTGTGCGCGTTGAACATCAAAATGTCCGCGCCCATGAGCACCGGGTACATGAAAAGTCCGGCGCTTACATCGGCATCCGGGTCTACGCCGGCGGCGGTGTTTTTGTCCACCGAGGCCTTGTAGGCGTGGGCGCGGTTGAGCACGCCCTTGCCGGTCACGCAGGTCAGGAACCAGCAGAGTTCCGGAATCTCAGGCACATCCGACTGGCGGTAAAAGGTCACATGCGAGGGGTCTAGGCCCGCGGCCAGCCAGCTCGCGGCAATCTCCAGCGTGGAGCGCTGGATGCGCTCGGGCTCGTCGATTTTGATGAGCGCGTGGTAGTCGGCCAGAAAGTAAAAACTCTCCACGCCCGGCGCCTTGCTGTGGCGCACGGCGGGGCGGATGGAGCCCACGTAGTTGCCCAGATGCGGGGTGCCGGAGGTGGTGATGCCGGTGAGGAAGCGAACAGTACTCATGGGTGCAAATCTATCAGTCGAATCTGGGGGGTGACGTTTCAGCGCGCCAGCATGGAAAAAGGGGTGAGCAGCAAGTCCAGCAAGCCGAAGGTCAGCGACATCACGGGCTGCATCCACACGGCGCTGAGCACACCCGCAATCACCAGTGCCATCACAATGAAGAAGCCCCAGGGCTCAATGCGCGAGAAGGTCAGTGCCTGCTTGAGCGGCAGCAGTCCGACCATGATGCGCCCGCCATCCAGCGGAGGCAAGGGGAACAGGTTGAACGCAAACATCACCACGTTGACCAGCACACCGCCTTCGCACATTTTCAGGAAGAAGGGTTCGGTCACGCCGGCACCGCTCAGCAGGTACATGCCTATACCCCATGCCAGCGCCATGGCCAAGTTGGCACCCGGGCCTGCCAGGGCCACCCAGATCATGTCGCGCTTGGGGTTGCGTAAGTTGCCAAACCGCACGGGCACGGGCTTGGCATAGCCGAACAAAAAGGCGCCCGAGGTCGCAAAGTACAGCAGCAGCGGCATCAGGATGGTGCCTACCGGGTCTATGTGTTTGGCCGGATTGAGAGTGATGCGCCCCAGCATGGCGGCGGTCTTGTCGCCGAAGTAGAGGGCCGCATAGCCGTGAGCCGCTTCGTGCACGGTGATGGCGAATAGCACCGGCAAGGCATAGATGGCGACAGTTTGGATCAGGTTGGCAATGTCCACAGGGGAGGTTTTCTCAGTTGGTCAGGGGAGGGCGGTGAAATCAGGATACCCCGCCGGCTTCAGAGCCCGAGCAATGCGGGGTCTCCGCCACCTTGGCGGATTAGCTCCGGCTCATCGCCGGTCAGGTCAACGACGGTGGTGGGCTCCAGTGCACAGGCACCTGCATCGATGACGGCCGCGATCTGGTGTTCGTAGCGTTCGCGGATGTCCTGTGCGTCGTTGAGTGGCTCGGCCTCACCTTTTGCTATCAAAGTAGTAGCTAGCAGCGCAGAGCCGTAGTGCGCCAGCAGCTCCTGGAGCACTTGGTGCTCAGGCACCCTCAGACCTATGGTCTTGCGGGAAGGGTGACTGACCCGGCGTGGCACTTCCTTGCTGGCTTCCAGAATGAAGGTGTAGGCGCCGGGGGTTGCGGCCTTGAGCAGGCGGTATTGCTTGTTGTCGACCCGTGCGTAGTTGGCCAGCTCGCTCAGGTCGCGGCACAGCAAGGTCAGGTGGTGTTTGTCGTCCACCCCGCGGATGCTGCGCAACTTGTCGGCAGCCGCCTTGTCGTCCAGGTGGCAGACCAGCGCGTAGCTGGAATCGGTGGGTACCGCCAGAATGCCGCCTTTTTCCAGCAGGGCGATGGCCTGTTTGAGCAAGCGGGGCTGGGGGTTGTCGGGGTGAACTTCGAAATACTGCGCCATGGCGGGGTGGCGGGTGAGCGCCGGTCCTCAAAGGTTGTCGGGTTACTGGATGCGTGTGCTCAGCAATTCCCACACGGGGGTCAGTCCACCCGGCAAATAGGGCAGGGTGCCCAGTTCGGTGTGGCTCTCCAGCGGGCTGTGAAAATCGCTGCCGCGCGAAGCTGCCAAGCCGAATTCCCTGGCGGTGCTCGCGTAGGTCACGTATTCGGCTGCGGAATGGCTACCGGTCACGACTTCCACGCCCTGGCCGCCGTGGCCCTTGAATTCGGTGAACAAGGCGAACTCTTCATTCGGGCTGAACTTGTAGCGCGCCGGGTGCGCGATGATGGCCATGCCGCCGGCCTGGGTGATCCATTGCACGGCGTCCTTCAGGGTCGCCCAGCGGTGGGGCACATAGCCCGGTTTGCCTTCGGTCAGGTACTTGCGGAAGACTTCATTGGTGTCTTTGCAGGCTCCGGTCTCGACCAGAAAACGTGCGAAGTGGGTGCGAGAAATCAGATCGGGGTTGCCGACAAACTTCAGGGCGCCCTCAAAGGCGTCTTTGATGCCGACTTTGGCCAGTCCGTCGGACATTTCCATGGCCCGTTCTTTACGCCCGCCCCGCGTGCGCCGCAGGCCCTGGCGCAAATCGTCGTTGTCAGCATCAAAGCCCAAGCCGACGATGTGCACGGTCTGATGCAAAAACGTGACCGAAATCTCCACCCCGGTGAGGTAGCGCATGCCTTGGGCGTGCGCGGCGTCACGGGCGCGTTGCAGCCCGCCGATCTCGTCGTGGTCGGTCAGGGCCCAGAGTTCCACGCCATTGGACTTGGCGCGTTCGGCCAAGGCTTCCGGGGTGAGCGTGCCATCGGACACCACAGAGTGGCAATGGAGGTCAGCGTTGAGTATGTTGGTCACCGCTTCATTTTAGGCGCTGCCTCCGCCTGCACTGCCGCAGGGGGCTTAAAACGGCACGGGCGCGGTGAATTCCACCACCTGAGCGCTGACCGGGTGGGGGATGGACAAGGTGCGGGCATGCAGTTGCAGCCGGTCTGACAGGGCCAGGGCCTCCGGAGTGGCGTATAGCGTGTCGCCCAGCATGGGGTGGCCCAGCGCCTGCATGTGCACCCTCAGCTGGTGGGTGCGGCCGGTGACCGGCTCCAGCTCCACGCGGGAGCAGCCAATGACCTCATCCACAGAGATGCAGCGCCAGCGGGTCAGGGCTTGCTGGCCTTCGGCATGGTTCACAGTGCGTTTGGGGCGGTTGGGCCAGTCCACCAGCAAGGGCAGGTCAATCTCCTGCCAATCGTCACTCACCGACAGCAGGCCGATCACTACTGCCTCATAGCGCTTGTCCACCAGCCGCTTCTCGAAACTTAGGTTGATGGCCCTTTGCGCATTGACACCACGTGCCATGACTACCAGGCCCGAGGTGTCCCGGTCCAGCCGGTGCACGATCAGGGCTTCCGGATAAACGTCTTGCGCGCGTTTGCTCAGGCAGTCTTGCTTGGCTTCCCCTCGGCCGGGTACGGTCAGCAGGCCGGCGGGTTTGTTGAGCACCAGCATCGCATCGTCCACGTACACCACAGGCAGCTCGGTCTGGACAGGCGGGTTGTAATGGTCGTCAGGGCTGTGCATCGGGGTGGTTGATCAATCGCTGCACGGTTTCACACAGCTCGTTCACATCATTGGGTTTGTAGATAAGTGCACTGGCGCCCTCCTGGAGCGCACGTTGCTCTATTTCCGGAGTGACATAGCCGGAGGCCACAGCTACTGGCAAGTCCGCACGGATGGCTTTGGCATCCCGCAGCAGGTCCAGGCCGCTGTAGCCTGGCATGTTGTAGTCGGTGACCAGCAGGTCATAAATCTCGGGTTGGCTGCGCAGGGCGGCTTCGGCCTCCAGAGGGTCAGTAAACACCGTGACCTTGAAACCCTTGCGGGTGAGCACCCGGTTCACCAGAAATACCAGAGCCTGGTCGTCATCCACGTACATGACGTGCCGGCCACGGCCCTCGACTTCGGTCACTGGCTCGGGCTCCAGTGCCTCTACGGGTGCGGCACCTGTGGCGGGGAAGTACAGCGTGAATACGCTGCCTTCGTTGGGGGCGCTTTGCACATCAATACCCCCCTGGTGGGTTTGCATGATGCCGTGCACCACGGCCAAGCCCAGTCCGGTGCCCTGGCCCACCTGGCGGGTGGTGAAAAAGGGCTCGAAGATGCGCTCAATAGTCTGCTGGCTCATGCCGCTGCCGGTATCGCGCACACGCAAAGTCACATAGCGGCCCGGAGGAACGCCGATGCGGTCATTGAACGGCAGCGAGAGGGTCGTAGTACCCAGCTCAATGGTCACGGAGCCTTTGTTGTGTCCCAGCGCAAGGATGGCATTGGTGCACAGGTTCAGCAGGGCCTGCTCGACCTGGGTCGCATCGGCCAGCACCAAGGGGCAGCCCTCGGCCACTACCAGTTTGAAATCCACGCCCGGCGGAATGGCCACGCGCACCAGGCGCTGGGTTTCGTGGATCACTTCGGCCAGCTGGATAGGCACCCGCTTCGGTGGCTCATTGCGGCTGAAGGTCAAAATCTGGCGTACCAGATCGCGGGCGCGCCGGCCGGCTTTCTCGATTTCCACCAGGCTGACCAAGGCGGAAGAACCTGCCGGAGTGTCCTGCTTGGCCAAATCGACGTTGCCCAGAATGGCGCTCAGGATGTTGTTGAAGTCGTGTGCAATGCCGCCAGCCATGGTGCCCATGGCCTGCATTTTTTGCGATTCACGCAGCTGGGTTTCCAGCGCAATACGTTGGGCCTCCGCCAGCTTTTTGGAGGTGAGGTCACGCGCAAAAATGGTGGTGATGGAGCCTTGCATGCCGGGCTGCCCCCGCATGGCGATGGCATTGGGGTCATCCGCGCGGAAGGGCGTGCGGGTCCGCAGGCGGCGCTCAAGCGACACGCTGATTTCCACATAGATTTGTTTGCCGCCCAAGGTGATGGCGGTGAATTCGCCCAGCATGGCTTGCGCCGGCACGTTGCCTTCACTCAAGGCCTTTTCCACATCCGGCAAGAATTGTCCCAATCGGGCGCCGAAGGCTTGTTCCGCCGGGCATTCAAACAAGGTGGTAGCCGCCGGGTTGAACACGGTGATGAGCTGCTTGTCATCGATGCACAAAATGGCATCCAGCGACGAGTTGATGATGGCAGCCATGCGGTTTTCGCTGAGCAGCAGGTCTTCGTTGCGCTGGCGCAAGACGGCAGCACTTTCCAGCAAAGCATGGCGCTGGGTGAGCAGTGGTCCCTGGTCAATCACGGCGCAAATGAAGTGCGCCAGGTCATCGCTGGGGTTCTCGATGCGGGCAATGTGCAGGTCGCCGGTGAACGTGCCCTGTGTTCCCGACAGGAACTGCACTTCATGGACCTCGCTGGTGCCCTCCTGGCGCGCGCTGGAGAAGGCCACTGCCACCTCGTCCGTGTGTTCGGGACCTACAAATGGCAGCAGGAAGTTCAACGGAGGGTCATTCTCCAGCGGCTGGAACAAGCGCAGTGCCATGGCATTGCTCGCCAGCACCAGGCCTCCCTCGTCTACCACCATCAGGGCCAGCGGCACATTGGAGAACAGGGTGGCAAATCGTTCCGAGGCGCCTTCGGCTTCCTGTTGCGAATAGCGAAGCGCCTTGTTCTGGATTTCAAGTTCGGCTTGGTATTTGCGCAGGTCCTCAATCATCTGAGACGGCGCATAGCCGTCGATGATCATGTGTTGGCCTGCACGACCTTCCGCCCAGGGCGCGGGCACCGTCCGCAGGTTGAATTGCGGCCTGCGGTTACGGGGGAACGAAGGCATCAGCGGCGAACCACTTGGTCACCCGGCTGGAAATCAGCAGCTTTCAGCGGACTGTGTGCAGCAATAAAGCCACGAAGCACGTCCGCATCCACAAAGCCGGTGTCCACGTAGCTGGGGTGCCCCACCACTTTGGGGTAACCGTCGCCGCCAGCGGCAACAAAGTTGTTGATGGCCATGCGGTACTTGCCGGCGGGGTCAATGGGTTTGCCTGCCACAGAGGCTTGCACCACCACCCCTTGGTCAATCACAAGGCGTATGCCTGCAAATTGCGGGAAGGCACCGGAGCCTGGAGTCATTTTTGCGATTACACCCAGATAGTCCATGATTTCCTTGCCGGTGAAATCCACCACAGCAATGGTGTTACCGAAGGGGTGCACGGTGACTACGTCTTTGTACGTGATCTTGCCTGCCGGCAGCGAATCGCGCACACCACCCGCGTTGACTACGGCAAAGTCCGCCTTGGTTTTCTCCATCATGGAGCGGCCAATCATCACGCCCAAAGCGGCGGGCTGGCTGCGAACCACACTGCGATCGCCTTCGAGCTTGCCATCGCTGTCACCCACTTCCATCATCAGCTTTTGTTGCCCGAATTCCTGGAATGGCTTGAGCATTTGCAGCATCTCGGGGGACTCTGCGATCTCCGGGGTGTAGGTCACCAGGCTGGTTTTGCCGTCCGCCGTTTTGACTGGCTTTTTGAGGTTAATGGGGATCAGCGCGTATTTCACCAGCTTGAACTCACCGTTCTTGTACGTGAAGTCGGCCCGGCCCACGTACTTGCCCCATTCGTGCGCTTGCACGACCCAAGTGCCGTTCTGGCGATCAGGCTTGCAGTCGCTGCCGGGCACGTACGCGCGGTCAAGTACGTTTTCAGCCTTCATGCAGGCGGGGTTCTGGGTGTGGCCACCTACGATCATGTCAATGCCTTTGACCGCGCGTGCCAGTTCCACATCGCCGGGTGCCTGGGTGCCATGGGTGCCGTTCTCGTAGTGCCCCATGTGCGTGGCAGCGATCACGACGTCGGCTTTGCCGCGCAACTCCGGAACCACCTTCGCAGCTTCAGTCTGCGCATTGCGGAATTCGATATTGCGAATG
This window encodes:
- the ushA gene encoding bifunctional UDP-sugar hydrolase/5'-nucleotidase UshA, whose translation is MHPSFRLISLCSALVLAGCAGLPSTGPQPDKEYAITILHTNDHHGRFWKNRDGEYGMAARKTVVDQIRKEVAAAGGYSLLLDGGDVNTGVPESDLQDAVPDFRGMNLLGYDAMAVGNHEFDKPPVVLQMQRDLATFPMLSANIYRDGKRMFEPYKLFNLGGVRVAVMGLTTEDTQKMVHPDNIRNIEFRNAQTEAAKVVPELRGKADVVIAATHMGHYENGTHGTQAPGDVELARAVKGIDMIVGGHTQNPACMKAENVLDRAYVPGSDCKPDRQNGTWVVQAHEWGKYVGRADFTYKNGEFKLVKYALIPINLKKPVKTADGKTSLVTYTPEIAESPEMLQMLKPFQEFGQQKLMMEVGDSDGKLEGDRSVVRSQPAALGVMIGRSMMEKTKADFAVVNAGGVRDSLPAGKITYKDVVTVHPFGNTIAVVDFTGKEIMDYLGVIAKMTPGSGAFPQFAGIRLVIDQGVVVQASVAGKPIDPAGKYRMAINNFVAAGGDGYPKVVGHPSYVDTGFVDADVLRGFIAAHSPLKAADFQPGDQVVRR
- a CDS encoding ATP-binding protein; this encodes MPSFPRNRRPQFNLRTVPAPWAEGRAGQHMIIDGYAPSQMIEDLRKYQAELEIQNKALRYSQQEAEGASERFATLFSNVPLALMVVDEGGLVLASNAMALRLFQPLENDPPLNFLLPFVGPEHTDEVAVAFSSARQEGTSEVHEVQFLSGTQGTFTGDLHIARIENPSDDLAHFICAVIDQGPLLTQRHALLESAAVLRQRNEDLLLSENRMAAIINSSLDAILCIDDKQLITVFNPAATTLFECPAEQAFGARLGQFLPDVEKALSEGNVPAQAMLGEFTAITLGGKQIYVEISVSLERRLRTRTPFRADDPNAIAMRGQPGMQGSITTIFARDLTSKKLAEAQRIALETQLRESQKMQAMGTMAGGIAHDFNNILSAILGNVDLAKQDTPAGSSALVSLVEIEKAGRRARDLVRQILTFSRNEPPKRVPIQLAEVIHETQRLVRVAIPPGVDFKLVVAEGCPLVLADATQVEQALLNLCTNAILALGHNKGSVTIELGTTTLSLPFNDRIGVPPGRYVTLRVRDTGSGMSQQTIERIFEPFFTTRQVGQGTGLGLAVVHGIMQTHQGGIDVQSAPNEGSVFTLYFPATGAAPVEALEPEPVTEVEGRGRHVMYVDDDQALVFLVNRVLTRKGFKVTVFTDPLEAEAALRSQPEIYDLLVTDYNMPGYSGLDLLRDAKAIRADLPVAVASGYVTPEIEQRALQEGASALIYKPNDVNELCETVQRLINHPDAQP
- a CDS encoding RluA family pseudouridine synthase; this encodes MHSPDDHYNPPVQTELPVVYVDDAMLVLNKPAGLLTVPGRGEAKQDCLSKRAQDVYPEALIVHRLDRDTSGLVVMARGVNAQRAINLSFEKRLVDKRYEAVVIGLLSVSDDWQEIDLPLLVDWPNRPKRTVNHAEGQQALTRWRCISVDEVIGCSRVELEPVTGRTHQLRVHMQALGHPMLGDTLYATPEALALSDRLQLHARTLSIPHPVSAQVVEFTAPVPF